A section of the Primulina eburnea isolate SZY01 chromosome 1, ASM2296580v1, whole genome shotgun sequence genome encodes:
- the LOC140813080 gene encoding phylloplanin-like — MAIKNVLIFLLFAILATSFADAQSTIGVTHVNGPLYCTTKGNITAGPGASALYCTTNGNITTGPNASATPVFPNAAWQVACSADVVVLARVNGKTNSNGSYLVVLIPRSNATVNSIVSNCRLFVLTPLSRCNTVLPAPGLVSILRFVKTVYGFLPLTCMVPPGFALQS, encoded by the exons ATGGCCATTAAAAATGTCTTGATTTTCCTCTTATTTGCAATATTGGCAACAAGTTTTGCAGATGCCCAAAGTACAATTGGAGTAACACATGTCAATGGACCTCTGTATTGCACCACGAAAGGCAATATTACTGCCGGCCCCGGTGCCAGTGCCCTGTATTGCACCACGAATGGCAATATTACTACCGGCCCCAATGCCAGTGCCACTCCAGTGTTTCCAA ACGCCGCCTGGCAGGTTGCATGCTCGGCAGATGTGGTGGTGTTGGCACGGGTGAACGGAAAAACCAATTCAAATGGTTCGTATTTGGTGGTGTTGATCCCTCGATCCAACGCAACCGTCAATTCAATAGTCTCCAACTGCAGATTGTTTGTTCTGACGCCTCTATCAAGGTGCAATACAGTACTACCGGCCCCAGGCCTCGTGTCGATCTTGCGCTTCGTGAAAACAGTATACGGGTTTCTTCCACTCACTTGCATGGTCCCCCCAGGTTTTGCACTCCAGTCGTAG